Proteins from a genomic interval of uncultured Desulfuromusa sp.:
- a CDS encoding zinc ribbon domain-containing protein: MPIFEYRCEHCGQIIEKIQRTPLTDIPCPACGKPATRAVSLTSSATSGDGGGCSAPAGSGFT, translated from the coding sequence TTGCCAATATTTGAGTACCGTTGTGAGCATTGTGGACAAATAATCGAGAAGATTCAACGCACACCTCTCACAGATATTCCTTGTCCAGCATGTGGAAAACCTGCAACGCGAGCCGTTTCTTTAACTTCTTCAGCCACTTCAGGTGATGGCGGTGGCTGTAGTGCGCCCGCGGGAAGTGGTTTCACCTGA
- a CDS encoding type 4 pilus major pilin, translating into MGLTLDESKKEEEAYTINEIEILIDKNVLPHTKGNQIDYISNSYGQGFSIAPAAGSSCGSCSGC; encoded by the coding sequence TTGGGCCTGACTCTGGATGAGTCAAAAAAAGAAGAAGAAGCCTATACCATCAATGAAATCGAAATACTCATTGACAAAAATGTTCTTCCCCACACCAAAGGAAACCAGATCGATTACATCAGCAATTCCTATGGACAGGGTTTTTCTATTGCCCCTGCAGCAGGCAGCAGCTGTGGTAGTTGTAGCGGTTGCTAG
- a CDS encoding YgiQ family radical SAM protein — protein MTHNHHQNTLAFLPTCSAEMAAKGWKELDILFISGDAYIDHPTFGTALLARLLESHGFRVGILAQPDWRNPQVFRSMGRPRLFAAISAGAMDSMVNHYTAAKKIRRNDAYTPGGISGKRPNRAVIAYTAAVKGALKGLPTVIGGIEASLRRLAHYDYWSDKVRRSILIDSKADLLIYGMAESALLEIAQRLKSGEPVANLKEIKGTAFVTAEEKDDTIEIPSFEQVSESAEAYNLAFKLASEQENPFSAKPLEQRHGHRKLIINPPSLPLSTAELDHIYSLPYLRKPHSNYTEKIPAFEQIRNSITSHRGCFGGCAFCAITHHQGKTIQSRSPESILQEIEAISSQDGFHGTISDVGGPTANMYGLGCGNLKAEKNCQRASCLFPDICKNLMTDDQPATRLLEMIRRHKKIKHAFVASGIRYDLLHLQKQYFSDLLQYHISGLLKVAPESTSNKVTRVMRKPGAQVFTHFLEQFRHKSLELGLRQTIVPYLISSHPGCTVNDMIEVALYLKQHQLKVEQVQDFTPTPGSLSTCIYHTGKDPFSGQKVHIPRSTKERRLQKALLLYHLPESKTDILEALQMCKREDIAKNLFNDHHSQKRHKRPQRKHNQVKAKK, from the coding sequence ATGACTCACAACCATCATCAAAACACATTGGCATTTCTACCAACCTGCTCTGCAGAGATGGCGGCAAAGGGGTGGAAAGAACTGGATATTCTGTTTATCAGTGGCGATGCCTATATCGATCATCCAACCTTTGGAACAGCTCTCTTAGCTCGATTACTGGAGAGTCACGGGTTTCGCGTTGGGATCCTGGCACAACCTGACTGGAGAAATCCGCAAGTTTTCCGCTCTATGGGGCGACCGCGACTATTTGCAGCGATTTCGGCTGGAGCCATGGACTCAATGGTCAACCATTATACCGCTGCAAAAAAAATCCGCCGTAACGATGCATACACTCCCGGAGGAATATCCGGTAAACGACCGAATCGTGCGGTTATTGCCTATACAGCTGCGGTTAAAGGTGCACTGAAAGGTTTACCAACTGTTATCGGGGGGATCGAAGCCAGTTTGAGAAGACTCGCACATTACGATTATTGGTCTGATAAGGTGCGAAGATCCATTCTGATTGACAGTAAAGCGGATCTACTGATCTACGGGATGGCGGAATCGGCGCTGCTGGAAATAGCTCAACGCCTAAAGTCAGGTGAACCGGTTGCAAACCTGAAGGAGATTAAAGGGACAGCTTTTGTCACCGCGGAAGAGAAAGATGACACCATAGAGATTCCTTCATTTGAACAAGTTTCTGAATCTGCCGAAGCTTACAATCTTGCCTTTAAGCTGGCAAGTGAACAGGAAAACCCATTTTCGGCCAAACCATTGGAACAACGGCACGGTCACCGCAAGCTCATCATCAATCCACCTTCTTTACCACTATCAACAGCAGAATTGGATCATATCTACAGCCTTCCGTATCTTCGAAAGCCACACTCGAACTATACCGAAAAAATTCCTGCATTTGAACAGATTCGCAATTCCATCACCAGTCATCGCGGCTGCTTTGGCGGCTGTGCTTTTTGTGCTATCACCCATCATCAAGGGAAAACCATCCAATCCCGATCACCAGAATCTATTCTTCAGGAAATAGAAGCCATCAGTTCACAGGATGGATTTCACGGAACCATCAGCGACGTTGGTGGCCCGACAGCCAATATGTACGGTCTGGGATGTGGAAATTTAAAAGCTGAAAAAAATTGCCAGAGAGCCAGTTGTCTTTTCCCGGATATCTGCAAAAATCTGATGACTGACGACCAGCCTGCAACCCGCTTACTCGAAATGATTCGCCGGCACAAAAAAATCAAACATGCTTTTGTTGCGTCGGGAATTCGCTACGATTTACTCCATCTGCAGAAACAATATTTCAGTGATCTGCTCCAATATCATATCAGCGGTTTATTAAAAGTTGCTCCTGAGTCAACCAGCAACAAAGTGACTCGTGTCATGCGCAAACCCGGAGCACAGGTCTTCACCCACTTCCTCGAACAATTCCGGCATAAAAGCCTTGAGTTAGGGTTGCGCCAGACGATTGTCCCCTACCTGATCAGTAGTCATCCGGGTTGCACTGTAAATGACATGATTGAAGTCGCACTCTATCTGAAACAACACCAGTTGAAGGTTGAACAAGTTCAGGATTTCACCCCGACCCCGGGAAGCCTCTCCACCTGTATTTACCATACGGGGAAAGATCCTTTCAGTGGACAAAAAGTCCACATACCCCGCTCAACAAAAGAAAGGCGACTACAGAAAGCGTTGCTTCTTTACCATCTACCTGAATCCAAGACCGACATTCTGGAAGCGCTCCAAATGTGTAAGCGTGAGGACATAGCCAAAAATCTGTTCAACGATCATCACTCCCAAAAACGACATAAACGGCCACAAAGAAAGCATAATCAAGTTAAAGCAAAAAAATAA
- the cydB gene encoding cytochrome d ubiquinol oxidase subunit II gives MFGSLDQSILQQLWWFIATLVGSLFVFLTFVQGGQTLLLTLGLSDDEKVLVVNSLGRKWELTFTTLVLFGGALFAAFPLFYATSFGGAYWVWILILFTFIIQAVSYEYRRKPNNFLGTGVYDGFLFINGSVGILLIGAAVGTFFTGSNFTLNEYNLVQWQHVLRGLEASFSFFNLSFGLFLVFLARTLGALYLANNLDNNSVVAKLKNSAFNNLLCALPFLLYVLIQLILMDGFAVNPVDGTVSMEANKYLHNLLQMPLNLVLLLLGLVLVVLGVVMNRFTASVRGIWPAGLGTVLTCLAVFFLAGYNNTAFYPSKFDLNSSLTIYNASSSHYTLTVMTYVALLVPFVLAYIVWVWRQMDSRKLSIEELAADKKSY, from the coding sequence ATGTTTGGCAGTTTAGACCAGTCGATTTTGCAACAATTATGGTGGTTTATCGCGACCCTGGTTGGATCTTTGTTTGTATTTCTGACCTTTGTTCAGGGTGGTCAAACCCTTCTTTTAACTCTCGGTCTATCCGATGATGAAAAGGTTTTGGTGGTTAATTCCCTGGGGCGAAAATGGGAACTTACGTTTACTACTCTGGTTCTTTTTGGTGGCGCTCTTTTTGCGGCTTTTCCGCTTTTTTATGCGACCAGCTTTGGTGGGGCTTATTGGGTTTGGATTCTTATCCTGTTCACTTTCATCATCCAAGCAGTGAGTTATGAATATCGGCGTAAGCCCAATAACTTTCTCGGCACAGGTGTCTATGATGGCTTTTTGTTTATTAATGGATCCGTTGGCATCCTGTTGATTGGCGCTGCGGTTGGAACTTTTTTCACCGGCTCGAATTTTACTCTGAATGAATATAACCTTGTGCAATGGCAGCATGTCTTACGGGGTTTAGAAGCTTCTTTCAGTTTCTTTAATCTTAGTTTCGGGTTATTTCTGGTTTTTCTGGCACGCACTCTTGGTGCACTCTATCTGGCTAATAATCTGGATAATAACAGCGTTGTTGCAAAGTTAAAGAACTCTGCGTTTAATAACCTGCTGTGTGCTCTTCCTTTTCTCCTGTATGTTCTGATTCAGCTGATTCTGATGGATGGTTTTGCCGTCAACCCGGTTGATGGAACTGTTTCGATGGAAGCCAATAAATATCTGCATAACTTGTTACAGATGCCTCTGAATCTGGTTTTGTTGCTACTTGGTCTTGTTCTGGTTGTTCTTGGTGTCGTCATGAACCGTTTCACCGCATCAGTTCGTGGTATCTGGCCTGCTGGTTTGGGCACAGTGTTGACATGCCTGGCAGTGTTTTTCCTGGCCGGGTATAACAATACGGCTTTTTATCCATCAAAGTTTGATTTGAATAGTAGCCTGACCATCTATAATGCTTCAAGCAGCCACTATACTTTAACAGTGATGACTTATGTCGCATTGCTCGTCCCATTTGTCCTTGCTTATATTGTTTGGGTTTGGAGGCAGATGGATAGTAGAAAGTTGAGCATCGAGGAATTGGCAGCTGATAAGAAAAGTTATTAA
- a CDS encoding DUF4492 domain-containing protein — MIKKVFHFYYDGFRSMVVGRTLWKIIIIKLFIMFAILKLFFFPDFLATNFDTDAERADHVLKNLTQPSSGNH; from the coding sequence ATGATAAAAAAGGTTTTTCATTTTTATTACGATGGGTTTCGCTCGATGGTTGTCGGTCGGACTCTATGGAAAATTATCATCATAAAATTGTTCATCATGTTTGCTATTCTAAAACTTTTCTTTTTTCCTGATTTTCTGGCAACAAATTTTGACACAGATGCTGAAAGAGCAGATCATGTTTTAAAAAATCTGACACAGCCATCATCTGGTAACCATTAA
- a CDS encoding cytochrome ubiquinol oxidase subunit I gives MIEQVDLTMVNWARATFALTAMYHWIFVPLTLGLSFLCAFFESIYVKTGDEQWKKLTRFWMTLFGINFAIGVATGIILEFEFGTNWSNYSWMVGDIFGAPLAVEGILAFFLEATFFAVMFFGWDRVSKGTHLFATWMVAIGSNLSAVWILIANGWMQYPVGMKFNPDMARFEMTDFGALVFSPAAISHFVHATSSGFLYASLFVVAVSSWYLLRKRHIRFAKRSLTVACLFGLLSSLFVAYTGDEHAYHDARIQPMKLAAMEGLYTGERSAGLVAVGLLNMSKKPGDDQDSFIFDVKIPSVLSLLANRDMDSFVPGIDDLVYGNPAENVMGVEEKMARGKLAVAGLGEYKAAKKSGDQLAAGKALTLLEANSEYLGYGYLESAEQAVPPVPTVFYAFRIMVALGTLFILLFVVYLYLLSKDRLESQPLVLKFGVFSILLGLIAGQAGWIVSELGRQPWAIQDLLPVTVASSNLDAGTVSVTFFMFLILFTALLIAELKIMAKQISIGPEGD, from the coding sequence GTGATTGAACAGGTCGATTTAACCATGGTGAACTGGGCGAGAGCCACGTTTGCTCTAACGGCTATGTATCATTGGATATTTGTGCCTTTGACTCTTGGTCTCTCTTTTCTCTGTGCATTTTTCGAGTCTATTTATGTGAAAACAGGTGATGAGCAGTGGAAGAAATTAACCCGGTTCTGGATGACGTTGTTTGGTATCAACTTCGCCATCGGGGTTGCAACAGGTATTATCCTGGAATTTGAATTTGGAACCAACTGGTCAAACTATTCCTGGATGGTTGGTGATATTTTTGGTGCGCCACTGGCCGTTGAGGGAATTTTAGCATTTTTCCTTGAAGCAACTTTCTTTGCTGTCATGTTTTTTGGTTGGGATCGGGTGTCGAAAGGAACTCACCTCTTTGCAACCTGGATGGTGGCAATTGGTTCAAACCTTTCAGCTGTTTGGATTCTTATCGCGAATGGCTGGATGCAATATCCTGTCGGGATGAAATTTAATCCGGATATGGCACGATTTGAAATGACCGATTTTGGTGCCCTGGTTTTCTCTCCTGCAGCAATCAGTCACTTTGTCCATGCCACCAGCTCTGGTTTTTTGTATGCATCACTGTTTGTTGTCGCTGTTTCAAGCTGGTATCTGCTGAGAAAACGCCACATTCGATTTGCTAAGCGTTCGCTGACGGTTGCCTGCCTTTTCGGGCTCCTTTCATCTCTCTTTGTTGCATACACTGGTGATGAGCACGCCTATCATGACGCTAGAATTCAGCCAATGAAACTGGCAGCCATGGAAGGCCTTTACACCGGTGAGCGCTCTGCCGGATTGGTTGCTGTTGGCTTGTTAAATATGAGTAAGAAGCCTGGAGATGATCAGGACTCCTTTATTTTCGATGTTAAAATACCTTCTGTTCTGTCTTTGTTGGCTAACCGCGATATGGACAGCTTTGTCCCTGGGATTGATGATCTTGTTTATGGTAATCCTGCTGAAAACGTTATGGGTGTTGAAGAGAAGATGGCGCGGGGCAAGTTGGCTGTTGCCGGACTTGGGGAGTATAAGGCGGCTAAAAAATCCGGTGATCAACTTGCTGCCGGTAAAGCTTTAACATTACTTGAAGCTAACAGCGAGTATCTCGGTTATGGTTACCTTGAGAGCGCAGAGCAGGCAGTTCCCCCCGTACCGACAGTTTTTTACGCTTTCAGAATAATGGTCGCTTTGGGAACATTATTCATTCTTTTATTTGTAGTTTATCTTTACTTGCTTTCTAAAGATCGACTTGAAAGTCAGCCGCTGGTTTTGAAATTTGGCGTGTTCTCTATACTTCTTGGTCTTATTGCAGGTCAGGCGGGTTGGATTGTGTCAGAACTTGGTCGGCAACCTTGGGCGATCCAGGACTTACTGCCGGTTACAGTTGCGAGTTCGAACCTTGATGCTGGAACCGTTTCAGTGACTTTCTTTATGTTCCTCATTCTGTTTACTGCTTTGCTGATTGCCGAGCTCAAAATAATGGCCAAGCAAATTTCTATTGGACCGGAAGGAGATTGA